Proteins from a genomic interval of Marmoricola sp. OAE513:
- a CDS encoding TetR/AcrR family transcriptional regulator, whose product MPRVTDTRPPAEPSSEGQKARYQRIIEVASELGSQHDFDSLQMQDVATGAEVAIATLYRYFPSKVHLLVAVMRAQVDRVDRARVSPKEGQSPAEAASELLIGLTVHMHSQRRLSLSGIQAMIFAESLENPDRERIKVAFSDIILRLANWNTDPTDDQRRRAWLLTQCWFGVLMQVLNGSRSRPMADADIRRACELLLSGG is encoded by the coding sequence GTGCCCCGCGTCACCGACACACGTCCGCCGGCCGAGCCCAGCTCGGAGGGGCAGAAGGCGCGCTACCAGCGGATCATCGAGGTGGCCTCGGAGCTCGGGTCCCAGCACGACTTCGACAGCCTGCAGATGCAGGACGTGGCGACCGGGGCCGAGGTCGCGATCGCCACGCTCTACCGGTACTTCCCGTCCAAGGTGCACCTGCTGGTGGCGGTGATGCGCGCTCAGGTGGACCGGGTCGACCGGGCCCGGGTGTCGCCGAAGGAAGGTCAGTCGCCGGCCGAGGCCGCCAGCGAGCTGCTGATCGGGCTGACCGTGCACATGCACAGCCAGCGGCGGCTCTCGCTGTCGGGCATCCAGGCGATGATCTTCGCGGAGAGCCTCGAGAACCCCGACCGGGAGCGGATCAAGGTCGCGTTCTCCGACATCATCCTGCGGCTCGCGAACTGGAACACCGATCCGACCGACGACCAGCGTCGTCGCGCGTGGCTGCTGACCCAGTGCTGGTTCGGTGTCCTGATGCAGGTGCTCAACGGCAGTCGCTCGCGCCCCATGGCCGACGCCGACATCCGCCGAGCCTGCGAGCTGCTGCTCTCCGGTGGTTGA
- a CDS encoding SpoIIE family protein phosphatase, with the protein MSDPGGTAPRTGNEAADRLYAPTVLPAVPQQHTPAYVATDLSNCDAEPIHIPGAIQPHGVLIAVDRTGRVVSVSANTDELLGTEVERALGADLDDLVGSEVAALVRAGATSPGETDLFPARLPRTLAGSLAGRLTDVRTHHSGDRLVVEIEAVEEHAVSGLSLRSARRAIGRLAATTDVIDLADQLSTEIRDLLGFDRAMVYRFDAEWNGEVIADAKHPDLNPFLGLHYPASDIPAQARRLYTVNWIRLIADIGYRPVPLEPVLDPATNAPLDLSFSTLRSVSPVHLEYLANMGVTASLSVSIVAEGKLWGLVACHHYSGPHRPSQDARAAAELLGQVASQMFVDREQAEIRGAGLTLRRRQAAIIGSAREAIGDPLEGMIAHPDLAAFLGATAVAVRNGDQVLSVGTVPPLQDLDRIADLLERPGDYATSTDHLAVLDPTFASLSDIAAGALRIGSASDRYMLWLRPEQVQQVDWGGDPTNKLLAEQEPPGVRLSPRKSFEKWRQVVHGRSEPWTAAQLEAAEAFGIDLQGVVLSRSREQVAVAESLKESVELDREPEVSGFDIAALYLPSSQYQLAGDWWDVVDTRDGRAAFIVGDVAGHGFAAASTMVQMRTSLRAYLLEGHDPMTCLEKLDAFVARMMPGQLATAAMVVVDQAAGTYTGATAGHPPILVDTGSGPGPVTVAHRPVLGVGIAGIHDGLRTEPIPDGASFLLYTDGLVERRGVVLDDSLRDLRHPDLAVGSDDLPTWLGRVRDRARTSTDDDVTMLAFRVAPTSTP; encoded by the coding sequence TTGTCTGACCCCGGGGGGACCGCTCCCCGGACCGGGAACGAAGCGGCCGACCGGCTCTACGCGCCGACCGTCCTCCCGGCCGTTCCCCAGCAGCACACGCCGGCGTACGTCGCGACGGACCTCAGCAACTGCGACGCCGAACCGATCCACATCCCCGGCGCCATCCAGCCCCACGGCGTCCTGATCGCCGTCGACCGGACCGGTCGGGTGGTCTCGGTCTCGGCGAACACCGATGAGCTGCTCGGGACCGAGGTCGAGCGCGCTCTCGGTGCCGACCTGGACGATCTCGTCGGGAGCGAGGTCGCCGCACTGGTCCGCGCGGGCGCGACCTCGCCCGGGGAGACGGACCTGTTCCCCGCGCGCCTTCCGCGGACGCTGGCCGGGTCGCTGGCCGGACGCCTCACCGACGTCCGGACGCACCACAGCGGGGACCGTCTGGTGGTCGAGATCGAGGCCGTCGAGGAGCACGCGGTCTCGGGCCTCTCGCTGAGGTCCGCACGCCGTGCGATCGGTCGGCTCGCGGCGACGACCGACGTCATCGACCTCGCCGACCAGCTCTCGACCGAGATCCGCGACCTGCTCGGCTTCGACCGCGCCATGGTCTACCGGTTCGACGCCGAGTGGAACGGAGAGGTCATCGCCGATGCGAAGCACCCGGACCTCAACCCGTTCCTGGGCCTGCACTACCCCGCCAGCGACATCCCCGCCCAGGCGCGCAGGCTGTACACCGTCAACTGGATCAGACTGATCGCCGACATCGGTTACCGCCCCGTTCCTCTGGAGCCGGTCCTCGATCCCGCGACGAACGCCCCGCTCGACCTGTCCTTCTCCACGCTGCGCAGCGTGTCCCCGGTGCACCTGGAGTACCTCGCCAACATGGGGGTCACCGCGTCGCTGTCGGTCTCGATCGTGGCCGAGGGCAAGCTCTGGGGCCTGGTCGCCTGTCACCACTACAGCGGTCCGCACCGCCCGTCCCAGGACGCACGCGCAGCAGCGGAGCTGCTCGGCCAGGTCGCCTCGCAGATGTTCGTCGACCGCGAGCAGGCAGAGATCCGCGGAGCCGGCCTGACACTGCGTCGACGGCAGGCAGCGATCATCGGCTCGGCACGTGAGGCGATCGGCGATCCACTGGAGGGCATGATCGCCCACCCGGACCTGGCAGCCTTCCTGGGCGCCACTGCGGTCGCGGTGCGCAACGGGGACCAGGTCCTGAGCGTCGGCACCGTGCCTCCTCTGCAGGACCTGGACCGGATCGCCGACCTGCTCGAACGGCCTGGCGACTACGCCACCTCGACCGACCACCTGGCCGTGCTCGACCCGACGTTCGCGTCCCTGTCCGACATCGCCGCCGGCGCCCTCCGGATAGGTTCGGCTTCCGACCGCTACATGCTGTGGCTGCGACCCGAGCAGGTCCAGCAGGTGGATTGGGGCGGCGACCCCACGAACAAGCTGCTCGCCGAGCAGGAGCCACCCGGCGTCCGGTTGAGCCCGCGCAAGTCGTTCGAGAAGTGGCGCCAGGTCGTGCACGGACGCAGCGAACCCTGGACGGCTGCTCAGCTGGAGGCGGCTGAAGCGTTCGGGATCGACCTGCAGGGAGTGGTGCTCAGCCGGTCCCGCGAGCAGGTCGCCGTGGCCGAGTCGCTCAAGGAGAGCGTCGAGCTCGACCGCGAACCCGAGGTCTCCGGCTTCGACATCGCAGCGCTGTACCTGCCGTCCTCGCAGTACCAGCTGGCCGGCGACTGGTGGGACGTGGTCGACACCAGGGACGGTCGGGCCGCCTTCATCGTCGGCGACGTGGCCGGCCACGGGTTCGCCGCCGCGTCGACCATGGTCCAGATGCGCACCAGCCTGCGCGCCTACCTCCTCGAGGGTCACGACCCGATGACCTGCCTGGAGAAGCTGGACGCGTTCGTCGCCCGGATGATGCCCGGCCAGCTGGCCACCGCGGCCATGGTCGTCGTGGACCAGGCGGCCGGCACCTACACCGGGGCGACCGCGGGACACCCGCCGATCCTGGTCGACACCGGGTCCGGGCCGGGGCCGGTCACCGTCGCCCACCGACCTGTCCTCGGAGTCGGGATCGCCGGTATCCACGACGGGCTGCGGACCGAACCGATCCCGGACGGTGCCAGCTTCCTGCTCTACACCGACGGCCTCGTCGAGCGCCGCGGCGTCGTGCTGGACGACTCGCTGCGCGATCTGAGGCACCCCGACCTGGCTGTCGGGAGCGACGACCTGCCCACCTGGCTCGGGCGGGTGCGGGACCGGGCCCGGACGAGCACCGACGACGACGTCACGATGCTCGCCTTCCGGGTAGCGCCTACTTCCACACCTTGA
- a CDS encoding PPA1309 family protein, whose protein sequence is MSQGPTERPAEMQHHVGPLYDVARELEAHASQAGWDQPDKLFAIARTADLVEREPALASALGLDGEVSDEDLTPIEQEATAPGLSLEDVLAQIEWPEEVAGVAAIAERLVLPPGTDDQIPSDPVAAKEFAANHPERQEVRLVAAVLRTGETACALRLKSHDADDLVLTGPDLVPGLLVQLKATLYPEETAADE, encoded by the coding sequence ATGAGCCAAGGACCCACCGAACGACCGGCCGAGATGCAGCACCACGTCGGCCCGTTGTACGACGTCGCGCGCGAGCTCGAGGCGCATGCCAGCCAGGCCGGCTGGGACCAGCCGGACAAGCTGTTCGCGATCGCCCGCACCGCCGATCTCGTCGAGCGCGAGCCCGCGCTGGCCTCGGCCCTCGGCCTCGACGGTGAGGTCAGCGACGAGGACCTGACGCCGATCGAGCAGGAGGCGACCGCGCCGGGGCTGAGCCTGGAGGACGTGCTCGCGCAGATCGAGTGGCCCGAGGAGGTCGCCGGCGTCGCCGCGATCGCCGAGAGGTTGGTGCTCCCACCCGGTACCGACGACCAGATCCCCTCCGACCCGGTCGCGGCCAAGGAGTTCGCCGCCAACCACCCGGAACGGCAGGAGGTGCGGCTGGTCGCAGCCGTGCTCCGCACCGGCGAGACTGCTTGCGCGTTGCGGCTAAAGTCACATGACGCCGACGACCTCGTCCTGACCGGGCCGGACCTGGTCCCGGGCCTGCTCGTCCAGTTGAAAGCCACGCTCTACCCAGAGGAGACAGCGGCCGATGAGTGA
- a CDS encoding dienelactone hydrolase family protein codes for MADVLLFHHVQGLTDGVRAFAADLEAAGHVVHTPDLFEGRTFDTIGEGLDHVRSEGFDVIGQRGVAVADALPADLVYAGFSYGVTLAQRLAQTRPGARGALFFCSCLPVSEFGDRWPAGLPVQIHGKEGDEFFDEDLLAAQELADAVDVAELYLYPGEEHLFADSSLAAYDAAAAELMTSRVLTFLSAT; via the coding sequence ATGGCTGACGTCCTGCTCTTCCACCACGTGCAAGGCCTGACCGACGGGGTCCGTGCCTTCGCGGCCGACCTGGAGGCAGCCGGTCACGTCGTCCACACGCCTGACCTGTTCGAGGGGCGGACCTTCGACACGATCGGGGAGGGCCTGGACCACGTGCGCAGCGAGGGTTTCGACGTGATCGGGCAGCGCGGGGTAGCCGTAGCCGACGCGTTGCCCGCCGACCTCGTGTACGCCGGGTTCTCCTACGGCGTCACCTTGGCTCAGCGGCTCGCGCAGACCCGTCCTGGCGCCCGTGGTGCCCTGTTCTTCTGCTCGTGCCTGCCGGTCTCCGAGTTCGGCGACCGGTGGCCGGCCGGTCTTCCGGTCCAGATCCACGGGAAGGAGGGTGACGAGTTCTTCGACGAGGACCTGCTGGCCGCGCAAGAGCTCGCCGACGCCGTCGACGTCGCCGAGCTCTACCTGTACCCCGGCGAGGAGCACCTCTTCGCGGACTCGTCGCTCGCGGCGTACGACGCGGCTGCCGCAGAGCTGATGACGAGCCGGGTACTCACCTTCCTGTCCGCGACCTGA
- a CDS encoding glycoside hydrolase family 16 protein, which yields MLRRRPGVRRGLRRFAQPDAAQGHTSVSCSFGGLTGPTKFVSGGVMSYRLFSQQFGRFEARIKNTATTAKGLQEAFWLWPDDRVKSTAVWPAAGEIDISETYSSYPKLSIPFLHYSADIFGSRYGVNTAINCAADRGVWNTYTLEWSASKIQIFVNNKLCLTNTSGDKAFLKPYIIALTQGMGAKGNEYNTATPVPATMNVDYVKVWK from the coding sequence CTGCTTCGTCGACGACCCGGCGTACGTCGGGGTCTCCGGCGGTTCGCTCAACCTGACGCTGCGCAAGGTCATACGTCGGTCAGCTGCAGCTTCGGGGGACTGACCGGGCCGACGAAGTTCGTCTCCGGCGGCGTCATGAGCTACCGGCTCTTCAGCCAGCAGTTCGGGCGGTTCGAGGCGCGGATCAAGAACACCGCGACGACCGCGAAGGGCCTCCAGGAGGCGTTCTGGCTGTGGCCCGACGACCGGGTGAAATCCACGGCCGTCTGGCCGGCTGCCGGCGAGATCGACATCAGCGAGACCTACTCGTCCTACCCGAAGCTCTCGATCCCGTTCCTGCACTACAGCGCCGACATCTTCGGATCGAGGTACGGCGTCAACACGGCCATCAACTGCGCGGCTGACCGCGGGGTGTGGAACACCTACACGTTGGAGTGGTCCGCCTCGAAGATCCAGATCTTCGTCAACAACAAGCTCTGCCTGACCAACACCTCGGGCGACAAGGCGTTCCTCAAGCCGTACATCATCGCGCTCACCCAGGGGATGGGCGCTAAGGGCAACGAGTACAACACCGCGACGCCGGTCCCGGCCACGATGAACGTCGACTACGTCAAGGTGTGGAAGTAG
- a CDS encoding helix-turn-helix domain-containing protein, producing MPDNSPLEQVARMALTTPAQVRAISHPLRTTILQLLHERAATVTEIATAVERPKSTVAHHVGVLTDNGLLQVVSTRKVRAIEERTYGRVARMFYIASDYSPAGEELPGDFNDFELAARESAPAFEDKKLWAFIRHARLTKDQASQFWSEMAALVERFDQLPRSGSTTYGFAVGIYPTDHPTLAPRELADE from the coding sequence GTGCCTGACAACAGTCCGCTCGAGCAGGTCGCCCGGATGGCGCTGACCACACCTGCGCAGGTCCGCGCGATCTCGCACCCTCTTCGCACCACGATCCTCCAGCTTCTCCACGAGCGCGCCGCCACGGTCACCGAGATCGCTACGGCGGTCGAACGCCCCAAGAGCACCGTCGCCCACCACGTGGGCGTGCTGACCGACAACGGCCTCCTCCAGGTGGTCAGCACCCGGAAGGTGCGTGCGATCGAGGAACGTACCTACGGCCGCGTCGCGCGCATGTTCTACATCGCGTCGGACTACTCCCCCGCCGGCGAGGAGCTGCCCGGGGACTTCAACGACTTCGAGCTGGCCGCGCGCGAGTCGGCTCCTGCCTTTGAGGACAAGAAGCTCTGGGCGTTCATCCGGCACGCCCGTCTCACCAAGGACCAGGCCTCGCAGTTCTGGAGCGAGATGGCCGCGCTCGTCGAGCGGTTCGACCAGCTGCCGCGGTCCGGGTCCACCACCTACGGGTTCGCCGTCGGCATCTACCCCACCGATCACCCGACCCTGGCGCCGAGAGAGCTGGCGGACGAGTGA
- a CDS encoding S16 family serine protease, producing MSRRTVAGLLALGLAAALLVVAVVMPVPYVTFRPGPTINVLAPYDGKDIIQITGRKVYKDDGALRMVTVYPTGPKEKLSFATVLAGWFSTSTAVLPRGAVYQKQDTAKSVQQESALQMTTSQDNATVAALDAAGITYKTSVLVGQVDPKGASAGVLEVGDELLRINGTTITSPELVQKTIRPLPDRSKVTFDLLRKGKKLTVSVRTRASEIELPAPTKKQETCPDGSLVQTASKKVSLIGITPAPRYTYPFDVKVNLSDNIGGPSAGMMFALSIYDLLTPGSLTGGKIIAGSGEISEDGVVGAIGGIGQKLVGAQRDGAHLFLVAAENWQEAIHSDYDRSKLKLVKVHTIDDALKAIKAYRENPDAAPKGCS from the coding sequence ATGAGTCGCCGGACCGTTGCTGGTCTTCTCGCCCTCGGCCTGGCCGCCGCACTGCTGGTCGTGGCTGTCGTCATGCCCGTCCCGTACGTCACCTTCCGCCCCGGTCCGACGATCAACGTGCTGGCGCCGTACGACGGCAAGGACATCATCCAGATCACCGGGCGCAAGGTGTACAAGGACGACGGCGCACTCCGGATGGTCACCGTCTACCCGACCGGCCCGAAGGAGAAGCTCAGCTTCGCGACCGTCCTGGCCGGCTGGTTCTCCACGAGCACGGCGGTCCTGCCGCGTGGGGCGGTCTACCAGAAGCAGGACACCGCCAAGTCGGTGCAGCAGGAGTCCGCGCTGCAGATGACGACGTCGCAGGACAACGCGACCGTGGCGGCGCTGGACGCGGCCGGCATCACCTACAAGACGTCGGTGCTCGTCGGTCAGGTCGACCCGAAGGGTGCCTCGGCCGGCGTGCTCGAGGTGGGCGACGAGCTGCTGAGGATCAACGGCACCACGATCACCAGTCCCGAGCTGGTGCAGAAGACGATCCGGCCGCTGCCGGACAGGTCGAAGGTCACCTTCGACCTGCTGCGCAAGGGCAAGAAGCTGACCGTCTCGGTGCGGACCCGCGCCAGCGAGATCGAGCTGCCGGCGCCGACGAAGAAGCAGGAGACCTGCCCCGACGGCAGCCTCGTGCAGACCGCGAGCAAGAAGGTCTCGCTGATCGGCATCACGCCGGCGCCGCGCTACACGTACCCCTTCGACGTGAAGGTGAACCTGAGCGACAACATCGGCGGTCCGTCCGCAGGGATGATGTTCGCGCTGTCGATCTACGACCTGCTCACCCCGGGCTCCCTGACCGGCGGAAAGATCATCGCCGGCAGCGGTGAGATCAGCGAGGACGGCGTCGTCGGTGCGATCGGCGGCATCGGGCAGAAGCTCGTCGGCGCGCAGCGCGACGGCGCACACCTGTTCCTGGTTGCCGCCGAGAACTGGCAGGAAGCGATCCACTCCGACTACGACAGGTCGAAGCTCAAGCTGGTGAAGGTGCACACGATCGACGACGCCCTGAAGGCGATCAAGGCCTACCGCGAGAACCCCGACGCGGCCCCGAAGGGATGTTCCTGA
- a CDS encoding DUF1206 domain-containing protein: MDAGIRLGLVAYGVVHLLIAWLGLQLALGDNEGNADSAGAMRQLAEQPFGEALTWAVAIGMGILVVWRLLEASAGHRELDGKERWRSRAVSLGKAVVYAGVGLSALKVAAGAGSSSRGRSTTARLMDLPAGTLLVGLVGVAIIGYGARHVVRGLTEKFAEHLTGEGRTGETGAVYLALGKAGYTAKGLSIAAVGSLFLYSALSHDPTKSGGLDQALRTVLQQPFGPYLLGAISVGFAAYGLFCFARARHLST, from the coding sequence TTGGACGCGGGGATTCGCCTGGGCCTGGTCGCCTACGGCGTCGTGCACCTGCTGATCGCGTGGCTCGGGCTCCAGCTCGCGCTCGGCGACAACGAGGGGAACGCCGACAGTGCGGGCGCGATGCGTCAGCTTGCAGAGCAGCCGTTCGGCGAAGCGCTGACCTGGGCCGTCGCGATCGGGATGGGCATCCTCGTCGTCTGGCGACTCCTGGAGGCCTCGGCCGGCCACCGGGAGCTCGACGGGAAGGAGCGCTGGCGGTCGCGGGCCGTCTCGCTCGGCAAGGCGGTGGTGTACGCAGGCGTCGGCCTCAGTGCACTGAAGGTCGCGGCGGGTGCCGGATCGAGCTCACGCGGACGCTCGACGACAGCCAGGCTGATGGACCTTCCCGCGGGCACCCTGCTCGTGGGGCTGGTCGGTGTCGCCATCATCGGCTACGGGGCGCGGCACGTCGTCCGCGGGCTGACCGAGAAGTTCGCCGAGCACCTCACCGGCGAAGGCCGGACCGGCGAGACGGGCGCCGTGTACCTGGCTCTGGGCAAAGCGGGCTACACGGCGAAGGGACTGTCCATCGCTGCCGTGGGAAGCCTGTTTCTTTACTCGGCCCTCAGCCACGACCCGACGAAGTCCGGAGGGCTGGACCAGGCGCTGCGCACGGTCCTGCAGCAGCCCTTCGGGCCCTACCTGCTCGGCGCGATCTCGGTCGGGTTCGCGGCGTACGGGCTCTTCTGCTTCGCCCGCGCCCGGCACCTGTCGACGTAA
- a CDS encoding UPF0182 family protein, with product MSDFFADDADPTRPGPPRPGAGGRGDSRRPRPLVLTLIVMAALLIGFSLFASVWTDKLWFRSIGYSEVFNKLLWTKVGMFLVFGLVMALVVGVNLFIAYRIRPLFRPNSAEQANLERYREVITPIRKVLLVAASLVFAIFAGASATGQWRTYLLWQNRQSFGQEDAYFKKDLGYYVFTLPWQHWLVDFAMTAIVIGLIAAVFVHYIYGGIRLQARSGKVSGAAQAQLSVLLGLLVLLKAVDYYLDRFDLTSQGGSLIDGMTYSREHAVLPSKNILIAIAVICAVLFFANVWRRTWMLPGMGLALFALAAILLGAVWPATVQRFQVKPDEPDKESSYIENNIKATRKAFQLTDTKVTTYDSKTTVSNQQLNTDAASLPGIRLLDPSVVGPAFDQLQQPRRYYGVPSVLDVDRYVVNGKERDMVVAAREMDLSGLPDAQKKWANEHTVYTHGYGMIAAFGNQQDADGKPVAASAGSDPAWAEEKLPPEGALTDLSPGGYEGRIYFGENSPEYSIVGREKGAKAVELDYPEGGGTSGNAKTTTYDGKGGVPVGGLFNKLLYAVKFGDPNMVLSSRVGSESKVLYDRSPRERVQKVAPWLTVDGDALPAVVDGRIVWILDGYTVTDKYPLSEKRSLTDMTSDALNPRSAYATLPTDEINYMRNAVKATVDAYDGTVTLYEWDGDDPILKAWEGAFPGVVKSKKSIPADLLDHFRYPGDMFKVQRNLLAEYHVEDAKVFYEGSDKWEVPEDPEKTSNKQPPYRLSVATKTGEEPVFSLTSVYVPSKKQNLASFISVGADASDPSTYGKFQVLRLPDTSQVPGPSQIANQFNSDTTVAGRLLDFKRGGTTVKSGNLLTLPVGGGLLYVQPIYTLREGGSGNYPVLRFVVASLGKKVGIGSTLQEALNGVLGTDSEAPSTPDTPDTPDAPDTPDTPTKPDLNATAIQLLKDANEEFRLADEALKAKNLAEYADHIDKAEDLVVRALAAESKGTG from the coding sequence ATGAGTGACTTCTTCGCCGACGACGCCGACCCCACCCGCCCGGGTCCGCCGCGGCCGGGAGCAGGCGGTCGCGGTGACTCGCGCCGTCCGCGCCCGCTGGTCCTCACCCTGATCGTGATGGCCGCACTGCTGATCGGCTTCTCGCTGTTCGCCTCGGTCTGGACCGACAAGCTCTGGTTCCGTTCCATCGGCTACTCCGAGGTCTTCAACAAGCTGCTGTGGACCAAGGTCGGCATGTTCCTCGTCTTCGGCCTGGTGATGGCGCTCGTCGTGGGCGTCAACCTGTTCATCGCCTACCGGATCCGTCCGCTCTTCCGGCCGAACTCGGCGGAGCAGGCGAACCTCGAGCGCTACCGCGAGGTGATCACCCCGATCCGCAAGGTGCTGCTCGTCGCGGCAAGCCTCGTCTTCGCGATCTTCGCCGGCGCCTCGGCGACCGGTCAATGGCGCACCTACCTGCTGTGGCAGAACCGCCAGTCCTTCGGCCAGGAGGACGCGTACTTCAAGAAGGACCTGGGCTACTACGTCTTCACGCTGCCGTGGCAGCACTGGCTGGTCGACTTCGCGATGACCGCGATCGTCATCGGCCTCATCGCCGCGGTCTTCGTGCACTACATCTACGGCGGCATCCGTCTCCAGGCGCGCTCGGGCAAGGTCTCCGGTGCGGCCCAGGCACAGCTCTCGGTCCTCCTCGGTCTGCTGGTCCTGCTGAAGGCGGTCGACTACTACCTCGACCGCTTCGACCTGACCTCGCAGGGCGGCAGCCTGATCGACGGCATGACCTACTCCCGCGAGCACGCGGTGCTACCGAGCAAGAACATCCTGATCGCGATCGCCGTGATCTGCGCGGTGCTTTTCTTCGCCAACGTGTGGCGGCGGACCTGGATGCTCCCCGGCATGGGTCTGGCCCTGTTCGCGCTCGCCGCGATCCTGCTCGGAGCCGTCTGGCCGGCGACGGTCCAGCGCTTCCAGGTGAAGCCGGACGAGCCGGACAAGGAGTCGTCGTACATCGAGAACAACATCAAGGCGACCCGGAAAGCGTTCCAGCTGACCGACACCAAGGTGACCACCTACGACTCCAAGACCACGGTCTCGAACCAGCAGCTCAACACCGACGCCGCCTCGCTCCCGGGCATCCGCCTGCTCGACCCGAGCGTCGTCGGCCCTGCGTTCGACCAGCTGCAGCAGCCCCGCCGCTACTACGGCGTGCCGTCGGTGCTCGACGTCGACCGGTACGTCGTCAACGGCAAGGAGCGCGACATGGTCGTCGCTGCGCGGGAGATGGACCTCTCGGGTCTGCCCGACGCGCAGAAGAAGTGGGCCAACGAGCACACCGTGTACACCCACGGGTACGGGATGATCGCGGCGTTCGGCAACCAGCAGGACGCCGACGGCAAGCCGGTCGCCGCCTCGGCGGGCAGCGACCCGGCCTGGGCGGAGGAGAAGCTGCCGCCCGAAGGTGCCCTGACCGATCTGAGTCCAGGTGGTTACGAGGGCCGGATCTACTTCGGCGAGAACAGTCCCGAGTACTCCATCGTCGGGCGCGAGAAGGGCGCGAAGGCCGTCGAGCTCGACTACCCCGAAGGTGGCGGAACGTCCGGCAACGCGAAGACCACGACGTACGACGGCAAGGGCGGCGTGCCGGTCGGCGGGCTGTTCAACAAGCTGCTGTACGCCGTGAAGTTCGGCGACCCGAACATGGTCCTGTCCTCGCGCGTCGGCTCCGAGTCCAAGGTCCTCTACGACCGGTCCCCGCGCGAGCGGGTGCAGAAGGTCGCGCCCTGGCTGACCGTCGACGGTGACGCTCTCCCTGCGGTGGTCGACGGCCGGATCGTCTGGATCCTCGACGGCTACACCGTCACCGACAAGTACCCGTTGTCGGAGAAGCGGTCCCTGACCGACATGACCTCGGACGCGCTCAACCCGCGCTCGGCGTACGCGACCTTGCCGACCGACGAGATCAACTACATGCGCAACGCGGTCAAGGCGACCGTGGACGCCTACGACGGCACCGTGACGCTCTACGAGTGGGACGGCGACGACCCGATCCTCAAGGCGTGGGAGGGCGCGTTCCCCGGTGTGGTGAAGTCGAAGAAGAGCATCCCGGCCGACCTGCTCGACCACTTCCGCTACCCGGGCGACATGTTCAAGGTGCAGCGCAACCTGCTCGCCGAGTACCACGTCGAGGACGCCAAGGTCTTCTACGAGGGCAGCGACAAGTGGGAGGTCCCCGAGGACCCCGAGAAGACCAGCAACAAGCAGCCGCCGTACCGGCTCTCGGTCGCGACCAAGACGGGGGAGGAGCCGGTCTTCTCGCTCACCTCGGTCTACGTGCCGTCGAAGAAGCAGAACCTGGCCTCGTTCATCTCGGTGGGCGCAGACGCCTCTGACCCCAGCACCTACGGCAAGTTCCAGGTGCTCCGGCTCCCGGACACCTCCCAGGTGCCGGGCCCCTCGCAGATCGCGAACCAGTTCAACTCCGACACGACCGTGGCCGGGCGCCTGCTCGACTTCAAGCGCGGCGGTACGACGGTGAAGTCCGGCAACCTGCTGACCTTGCCGGTCGGCGGCGGCCTCCTCTACGTGCAGCCGATCTACACGCTGCGCGAGGGCGGTTCGGGCAACTACCCGGTGCTCCGGTTCGTGGTGGCCTCGCTCGGCAAGAAGGTCGGGATCGGCTCGACGCTGCAGGAGGCCCTGAACGGTGTGCTGGGGACCGACTCGGAGGCACCCTCCACCCCGGACACCCCGGACACGCCTGATGCTCCCGACACGCCGGACACCCCGACGAAGCCGGACCTGAACGCCACGGCGATCCAGCTGCTCAAGGACGCGAACGAGGAGTTCCGGCTCGCGGACGAGGCGCTCAAGGCCAAGAACCTCGCGGAGTACGCCGACCACATCGACAAGGCCGAGGACCTGGTGGTCCGAGCGCTGGCGGCGGAGTCCAAGGGCACGGGCTAG